One part of the Dermacentor silvarum isolate Dsil-2018 chromosome 6, BIME_Dsil_1.4, whole genome shotgun sequence genome encodes these proteins:
- the LOC119456639 gene encoding uncharacterized protein LOC119456639, with protein MSDWSCTPLFPPDEEFCPGPTAGKRRHSVQEAMAYVHDTLFELLRDSPRAVAATTSTSSIFETMFSMRPAASPPPSPTNTLPAPSSLQVQGTTDSTAAAEVSLESTQEQTTLDSAPESLNPRVDARRYLVSDELCVIYEHIESRWAEVCAKLRADLNGRYNQFLADCRSCLESESGGCERDQLRHEMADARRDLIAEMKEVFRSTCDEFDEWRMHYLERELELSCSALQDGDRFRVMSAVLRFEILEGLPELEKRTRERAAALWKELTEEQWTDVDVLFDA; from the exons ATGTC AGACTGGAGCTGCACCCCGCTCTTCCCACCCGACGAAGAGTTCTGCCCTGGCCCCACCGCCGGCAAACGCCGGCACAGCGTGCAAGAGGCTATGGCCTACGTGCACGATACGCTGTTCGAGCTTTtgcgtgactcgccgcgcgccgtggCCGCTACAACGTCGACGTCCAGCATCTTCGAGACCATGTTTTCGATGCGGCCGGCGGCCTCACCACCTCCGTCGCCAACCAATACGCTGCCAGCGCCCTCTTCGCTACAG GTGCAAGGCACCACCGATTCGACCGCAGCCGCAGAGGTAAGCCTGGAGTCGACGCAGGAGCAGACCACCCTGGACTCGGCACCAGAGAGTCTGAACCCGCGCGTGGACGCGCGGCGGTACCTCGTGAGCGACGAGCTGTGCGTCATCTACGAACACATCGAATCACGCTGGGCCGAGGTCTGCGCCAAGCTGCGGGCGGATCTCAACGGCAG ATACAACCAGTTCCTCGCCGACTGCCGCAGCTGCTTGGAGAGCGAGTCCGGCGGTTGCGAGCGCGACCAGCTGCGCCACGAGATGGCCGATGCACGACGTGATCTTATCGCCGAGATGAAGGAGGTCTTCCGGTCCACCTGTGACGAATTCGACGAGTGGCGCATGCACTATCTGGAGCGCGAGCTCGAGCTGTCGTGCTCGGCGCTGCAAGATGGCGACCGCTTCCGTGTGATGTCGGCTGTACTGCGCTTCGAGATCCTGGAAGGCCTGCCAGAGCTCGAGAAGCGCACAAGGGAGAGGGCAGCCGCACTCTGGAAGGAGCTCACTGAGGAGCAGTGGACAGACGTCGACGTACTCTTCGACGCCTAG